The region TCCTTCGATTTTGCTGAATGTAAAGCAAATTTTTATGCATAGTGCAATAAATCTTTGCCGACCTTACGAAGTTCATGTTTTCCCTGTGACAAATGATTGCGAACGGCCTTTCTGGAAATGCCTAATGCTTTCGCGATTTCACGTTCCGAAAAAAAACTTCGATCGATGGCCCGAGACCTGCGAGAAATCCAGAGTTTCTTTTGTTTGAGATACCACTTCCTACGATTCGGATCCGTTGTCTCGTATAACTTTCTAGTATATCTAGTAATCATACCGGAAAGCCGGGATAAAAGTTGGCGTTGGCGAAATCGTTTTTCTTCCCATTCCCGATAGAAGTCGTCAATATCTTGACCTGTTTCGCGTAACTTCCAGAGAAGGAGTTGCTTTAGGTTTTGTTTCATCGGTAGGTCAAACTGTAAGGACAAAACTAGTGCAGTGACTGTTGGTAATTTTTCTAATTCTGATTTGAGCGGACTGGTTTCTTCCAAAAGTTCTTTTGGGATCTCCTCGTTTGCAGGTGAATCATAGTTCCATAATTGTA is a window of Leptospira kanakyensis DNA encoding:
- a CDS encoding RNA polymerase subunit sigma-70; translated protein: MLPKILDEKILPLIQEARNSNDPNSLKEMLPIWMVDRLAKKRKITDDESSEMVLVILEVFPKMWILSLSYHITNVLGFFVTYAFNQYRNRFRHGQIPESGELYLQLWNYDSPANEEIPKELLEETSPLKSELEKLPTVTALVLSLQFDLPMKQNLKQLLLWKLRETGQDIDDFYREWEEKRFRQRQLLSRLSGMITRYTRKLYETTDPNRRKWYLKQKKLWISRRSRAIDRSFFSEREIAKALGISRKAVRNHLSQGKHELRKVGKDLLHYA